GACAGTCCTGGTTGAACCTCAACAATAAACAAAGTTCAGACTTCTCTTACAACAAGACAATTATACGGTAACCATAGAATATACTACTCATTCATATATAAATCCGTTATTCAAagtttatagaaaaattaaaagttatgcAAACATAAAATAGACAAGAAGATGGCAAGAAGTTTTCTTCCTTCATTTCAATTCAAATTACAAGTCTTCGGTCTCACTACTTAACCTTttacaaaaaagaagaagaaaaaaaaagctatATACACCAAAAAGAATTCCTCTTCATACATTTCTCGACCATGACGGGCATTATCAGTGACATTCATCCTCCTAAGCGAGACTGTGTCCTCGGAAACTCCTATCTCAAACACATGGATGATGTTCAACTaggaattcaaaattttaaaccacctaaattttgaaaatttgattctAACTAAAGGATTTACCCATTCATACCCTTCCCTTCTAGGTAGTCGGGACTCAGCATGCTCCTCAGCTAGGTCTTTCATGTTCTCAATAATCACCTCCATCTCCACACCCATGGTACAAGATGATGAAGCATTCGATGACATTGAAATATGACAACTATCACTACTACTATTTGAATCTTCTCTAAAACCCATATTTGACCCTCTGTAAGACATACCTTTTTAAGTAATCGACTTTTGAGTAACAGGCTTTTGAAATGACAAACTTTTCTCACAAAGATATTGGCAGAAAAACAATCTCTCAAAACTTAGTACTCAAATGAGGCTTCTATGTATAACAAAATTTTTGACCTTTCACCTTCCCACCCCTTCCCCACAACCATTTCATCTCTCTAAATCTAAAGGCTAACAGTTGTAACTTTATCCCTTCCTTGCATTGCATCGTTTCATGTGCAACACACAAGTCTCATACCTTTATGCCTACTGACCACATCATACTTGACACCTAATTATTACAACCTCATTGTCATTATGCTTCTCGAGTCTAGGGGACTATTAATGTATGATTTTCTTTGCAAGACGACTATCGATcgaaaagtaaaaaattgaagaattaaAGTTTGATTTGGTAAAGCTCTTCATAAGCCTTTAACATGCCACATGTAAAGCCTAAGGGTGGTGTATTGTATATGATCGAGTATTGATCATATCATAATAGGTCTCGTCCTTTGACGAGTACATGTCGGATTACTAAGTCGACATGTACTCAACCCATAGCTAATGCAACAACATACATGACACTTAACTATCATAACCTATGATTAACTACATTTATTCATAAATCAACAAGTATTTGGACCAATAGACTTAGGCCATCCATGtataaaagtgaataaattataagtataaataatGCATTTTACGAGATATATTGATATGCTTTCATTAATCacatatttattgtttactAACATAATAAGATAACTTGAACGTTggaatatttattaaaaggaaTTGGTGAGTTTATGAAAGTCTTTCCATAGTATTTTCTCATTACTTTTTCAatagaatagaaaataaatgtttataataaaaaaaaacacaaaaaaaaatatttttttaaattatttaataagttaaatgtaataaattctatctttatatatatgatagaaataaaatttctatCTTCTATTATACGTAGTTGGAAgtacatatttatttaaagcACATAGAAGGttagaaattattataaaatagaaGCAAAATATGTCAGTAATATTaccattatttaatataattaattaaaaaatattttactataaacaaaattaaaaaatatttacatttgtCTCTCTTTTCAATAATTCCATAAATTATTAACGTGCTTTTTgatgcaattttaaaaaattaagaaagaaattgatacaattttaaaaattaagaaagaaaaagcatATATAAGCTCAAGTTTTCGCATACTGTTTATTTGCATTTAACAAACAGCATGCGCACACAGATTTACTCAGCAGATTTTTTATAGATATATCAACATGGTCTATAAGTAAGATATTTAAGAGTATCTTAAGACTTTATCttgaattataatttgattcaattagaaattaaattaaatttaattaattaaatttataatttatatctaaAATGAATTCAAAACTCTAAATTTCATATCAAAAAGACTATAACTATGGAATCAACTTCATCAAcagtcatattttttaataccaACAAAGTCTGAGTTAATCATTCTCTTGGATCAATACTGCTGCACCTAATGTACTTACAACATCAGTGCaaaaaaatacatttgtttttattttattactcttGATCTTCCTAATATTTAATTACTTCCTAAGAAGTTGtataaactttacttttttttctttatatttaaaaacaattattttagtatttacaAATATCCTTTTAAGTTCTTTAGTCTggatatataacttttttattttttagattctattgtttaaatttacagatagtaaaaaaattaatatataaaaaataaaaataaataattttatagcatacaatctaaaagataaattatactTTGAAAATActgaataaattaatttttaaaaatggtgTTGGTGACATAAATTGAAAAGCTAGGAATATTTTtgtaacaattttaaatattttttaaattaaaaaatttgtttcattacacaaaaataaaaaataacataatataaaaataactcttacagaatttatttatttatttcttctgtACTTGAAGGTGAAGGAGTAACTGATTTGAAAAACTTTATATGAGGAAGAAGCATCTATTGATTATGACTTTCAACAAAAGCCAAATTCATAACTGATGTAGCATTTTAATTTCCAAAACTTTGTTATCTTTTCATAAAACTGAACATATAATGaacttattttttaacaaagaattatataaaacaaCCATGAAGATTCTATAAATCACAATGATTTTGAGATAAAAGGAAGATTATGAAATTATCTCAGTacacttaaaattaaattgctAGGGCTTAAGCCCTCCCCCaacactaaataaaataatttacagaataaataaaaactagtaAATATCCtagaaataaacaaataaatggtATGAAGCTGTTTTACTTAACCAAAATCTTCATCCTAAAacaagacaaaataaataaataaatgctcTGTTTGGTagtttcaaaatcaatttcagaACATACTGTCTTTCATAACTCCCCTGCTGTTACTAGCCATGTTCCAAACTTCAGAAAAATCATTAACcaaattcttcattttctcatGTTTGGGATATACCAACGGCGAAGAGTCATTTGATATTTCACCCATTGAGGCCAAAATTTTCAGTTCAGATTCTTCCAAACCTTTAGCTGGAGCAAAATAACACCTTTCATTGCTATATTTTGCCATGGCATCCTTGAATTTCTTGATCTGTTACATAACAATAACATAGACATAGAATAACGTCATAATTtaagaaaagacaagaaaaaaaacatagcACATGATGAGAacagtataaataaaattcttacAGTTGCATTGGTACAGCTAAAGCTACAAACTCGACCCTCCGCACCCTTATAGAATCTGAAGAAAGGTAACACGTGAATGCGCAAACCGTGACACATGTTTTTCAGTTCATCGTAATTTACTCTCAGAAATATTGCATTTGGGTGCAATCCAGCTATTTGACAGATCTGGTCACATGAAACCATGTCAAATGTTGTGaccagaaaaaagaaaaagaaaaagaaaagttgcaTAAGAATTTTAGTTGGTATATAGAATTCTTTCACCAGAACAAAGACACATACATATACCTTTGAATCAAGGGCTTTGCAACCTCCACAACCAGGTGAATAGAAGTCAACCACAACCAATGAATCACCAGCTTTGAGCAAAGAATGAACCAGTTCTTGTGCTGAATGGATCTCAGTCATATTAGGCTTCAGGTTCTTTTCCCACCACTTCAAACTCTTGCTAACACTAATTGTTGCTTGCGcctgaaataaaaataaagtaataaagtACCATTGGGAAGAAAAAAGGCTTAGATACCCAGAAAACAAAGGTGCAACATACATGAACAGCAACACTGCTACTGCTAGAGGCTTTTGAACTGCAATACCCTAAACCTTTTTCATCTAGGGCAGCAGATTCTCCCATGAAGGCATTGTTCAAAACAGAACAACCCTTTGATTTTGCTTTGTTCAAAGCTCCTTTTGTTTTGGAGCCAAGCATGCTCTCATTCAATtcagaaataataaaaacactCTTTAAAGAGCGTGCCATGATTAGTATGAACTCAGAAAGAAAGGATCTTGGTCCTCAACTTACAGATCATGAGATGAAATTAGTGTCTTCGGCTATACTAGTTTCAGCCTAAGAACCAAAACCAAAGTAGACAAACCCAACAATGAAATTGTGGAGCACAATTTCCAGCTTTGCAAACTTTGATAAAACTCTAAGAATGTCAAGCCTCAAAATCAAAAACCACAAAAGGCGTCTCCTGGTAATCAATGGATAAAAGCTAAAGAGGGCGAGCTTCAAAGGGACAAAAAGTGTTACTttcttgtgaatgtttttgatgaGCTCATGAGAGAGATTAGATGTAGTGTTTTCCATTTTATAATAAGATTGAAATGAAAGCATAGTTGGTGGGGTCTTTCTAGATGGCATTGTGAGTAGAAGGTGAAGAAGTGAATGATACTTTCCTAATAGATCATAGTAACTTTATCCGTTTTGATTTCATGATCTTTCTTTTTACTGGATGGTGAACATTATCCACATCACCGTTATCCTTTGCATTTATTAAGGATAATTATGACCGAATACAAGCCCGCCTGATCGCTGCTGTTGAGTTGTCTCAATCTTGTCGCATGCGAGACTCtctttgataaataaaaaattacaactaTCAAGTTACTGTGTCATTTGATGTTGATTGAGATCAGAAATTAGGTTAAATTTGATAACTTGCTTCAAAACACACATtacttattaaaattatttcactcactcaaaaatataaaatataagtgaCTTTGTGTAAGAATTAAACTCCCATTTATTCATCTTTTCCCTGTAGTACAATAAATCCAAGTTATTTATTGAATCCATTATCAtcgaaaagaaaataattaaattgatggGATGATAGTTATTTTCAACTTATTACTTTTAAACCTACATTATATGTAGAGTATTTTGAAATAACATTTGATTAGTTTGTAaactcattattattattattattattataaattaatagttaattaaaaaaatatttaataaccgTGAGTATATATTAATTGTATTCTTATGCATGTTTGTTTAAAACTCTTGATATTTAAACctttttatatcataattttatataccaatcatattaattacattttcataacttttatttgaaacaataaaatctttaaaaataataaaaatatattattatgaataaggacattctaaagatatttctttttctcactGCACAGACATTGATAATACTTTTATCTTAACGGTTGGTTCactacttaaaatattttataaatattatttttatttattctattatatttcCTTAGATGGATCATTGGTTAATTTACAACCACCGAGACATTACGGGATAAAATACTAAATACAAGTTTTAATGTATGtagaattttataatattaatatataaattaaagtgtGTGATttctttataacttttataGTTAAAgtatacatataataaataattaatctacttatttaaaaataaggatattatattacttttttacatttttcagGATgtgaatacatttttttcatatatataactTTCCAATTTTCGGGCTGCACATCAGTATCTTCTTGTTTATTTCACATTATCTTTactaaagttattattttatttcaaagtttGAATAATGATACGATGTCCAATTCTAATAGGAAACACATTATAggcaattttttttagttgtacTGTATAAGTCTATAAcatgaaaaagttattaagttGAAATAcattatgaaaatttgaaagtatAGGATGTAAAATAACTCGGAAGTGATAAAACTAAATTTCTTAATCATTAATGCAATGAAAAGTTTTAATAttggttttattattattatatttaagttttggATCTATTTTTAAACCACTATCATTCCACAAAAAGTGTCGTGACAAGTCTTCAAAAATTGTGTAAATTTTAAAcggttatttttatattatattatttataattacctatcaatatttataatttcttaatttaataaaatttattttttataataaaaagtaatatatatatatatatatatatatatatatatataaagtacattaaaattaattaaaattaattttatccatGATTTAACATAGAATACATTcattaatgtaaataaaagaagtataatattaaaaaagaaaatatttaaaaaacaaatcatATCATCTTCGAACTCTTTAAAATGTGTCGTGACAAGTCTTCAACTTCGGCCATGACCGGATCTAGTTATATGGAGTGAAACCTCCAagcatttattataataatatatataaggaaatgaaaaacaacataaaactaaaacagcattcaactaaaacaacataaatctaaatttaaaaaacagcATATAACCTCTCACAAATATAattcaatgaaagaaataaaactcAATGAAACAAGAAAGTAAGAAATGAAACCGTGGAGAATTAAGATTGGGATGCATGCAAAAGCTTATAGTACAAGGTTAACATAACAATGAAGAAATGAGATGACGTGCATGCACGGGTTATAGTAAAATAGCACAGGATTAAGGGTTGTTGGTGgttgaaaaatcattaaaccATTATTccaattttttagattttattaaatgaaggaCATAACTGTCAATTGGAAGGTGTAGGGTGAGACTGGTGAGGGGTAGAGAGAAGCACTTAGTAGAAAAATAAGTAGCACGAGAGAATCACTAGTGTCAGTTATAATCATTGTTTTGCACGCTCCATAAATGACCCTAAACGTGGCAGTTGCCATTTGTTGAATAAGAAACACCACCAATAATTAAAGGTTTAATCACTTTAGAGGTTCCTATTTCTGCATATTcgtatcaattgggtcctcatATTTTGAAAgttctcaattgggtccccatttatgaaaaattgaatcaataaagtCTCTGCCGTTAAATTctatggacggcgttaaaagtGTTACCTGGTGGCTAGGTGAGGTGGCATCTCATAAGCACATGGCACACAAAGacttaaatgaatttttaatttaaaaaaagtttaaaaaagtcCATGCCACATCACCACCCTCACACGTAATCATCACCCTCTCcagacaaaccctaatttctctccaagaaaccctagcTGCCGCACCATCCAGCGTCGTCACTGTCATCCTCGTCGATAGCCGTCATCTCCAACGCATCACGCGCCACCACCAAAGCGTCTTCTCCCTTCAGTTGCACCTTCATCACCTTCGCATATCACCGGACCTGCCAATCATTCCCAGAAAACAGAACCCAAAATCCAAATCACGAAGCCCTTCGTTGACGCAAGCTCTACACCGCAGCAACACCACCATGTAAATCGCAAGCCATCGCGATTCGGCCTTCGTTCTCGCGCCACCACCCAACGTGATCCCTTGTTATGTCGCAACCACCAATCTTCACTATTTTCACCCTCGCACCAGCCAAATCGTCGTCGCACCAACAGCACTGTCGTCCAATCTCCACCACAGAATCGTTCACCATACACCGCTGCTGCAGATCGCGAATCACCACTCTTCTCCACCACTAACCGCGCCGTTGCTTGCCTCCACCTGCAACCACAATCAGACCTGCAAGCAAACCAGAAACCAAGTTCAAGCATCGTCGCATAGCACCGTGGAGACTTAGGGTTTCTCGCGTTCTCGTCGCATAGCTTTGGTGGTGGCGCGTGATGCGTTAAAGAGGACAACTGCCGGCGAGGATGGCGGTGACTACGCTGGATGGTGCGAcggctagggtttcttggagagaaattagggtttgtctggagatggtgatgatgacgtgTGAGGGTGGTGATGTGGTAGAgacttttttaaacttttttaaattaaataattatttaagtcTTTGCGTGCCACGTGTTTATGAGATGCCACCTCACCTAGCCATCAGACAATACTTTTAACGTCGTCCATAAAATTTAATGACATAGactttattgattcaatttttcataaataggGACCCAAttaaaaactttcaaaatatgAGAATccaaataatacaaatatgCAGAAATAGAGACTTCCGAAGTAATTAaaccataattaaattaacCTAAAGTTTAGATAGACGCACCAACTTATCGATCCAAAATTGTGAAACTTATATTGTAATGCAAAGTAAGTCATTTTACCTTAGCCACCAGATCAACCTCATCACAACACTTAACTGTCGTGTCCTTGGAAGGAAGAGTAACATTGAAATACAAATGCTAATTAGAGAAGAAAGATACAAAAAGTAGATAAGAAATTGTCAAGGTCTAAAATGATACATGTGCAAGTCCTAACAATTGGGTTTTCATTAGATTTGGACAGAAAGGACTGTCTATAAAGTTGACTGATAAATGAGTGAAACCATCTCAGGGAGAAAAGGGCTACCACCAAATCAATATTGATAAAAGTTGTCTTCGATGTCAATCTCAAAGAAAGTTCAGGTTAGAAATTCAAGCGTGAATTCAAGtctcatattaaataaagataaaagaaagtaaaatattataaaaagttcattaatatattaatttatgaaaaagttattttaattttttatataattagattCAGTATTTTATAGTAAACTTCTTCCTTGATAAATTCAACCCTGTATATATATTGAGTAATAAAGGATGAGTTCATATTTCACATACAATGCACTGGTGGCCCTGTGATAGTAGAAGCAGAATAAGTATTAAAAGCCCTTCCAGTCTGAAACAGATCAACCATTTGTGAAAAGTTCAATTATAACAGTAAAAACCTCTATAATATAAATTGTGCACATTTTCACTACATAGTCAACTTGTGTAGAGATATCATAATACAACAGACTTAGCTGCCAAAGATCCAATCAAGTTATGATGTCTAtgaattaactaaaattattgGTTTTACTTAATTGAGAATCTTATTGTATAGATTTATTAGCTTAATAGCTATTGTGATCTTGATATAAGGTTACAAGAAGTACAGCTTTTATACATGGACATATAAATCATttgaatgtatataaaatagtaaacctCAGGCGTCTTGACGTTAAAATATTCAGAGAGCTGATCAACAAAGGTCTTTGTATCGACATCACATAcatcctcctcctcttcttgcTTTACTCTGTAGCCAGTTTTCTTCTGAATCTCTTCCTACCAAACACTGAGagtgtaaataaattaatatagtgTTAATTGTAAAACATTGTGTTCATTAGCGGTGcaaatttagtttaaaacaAAGCATACAGAAATTATGATCTGagttatttaagaaaaatcaaaagaaaaagagagcagTAAGCATTTATACTGAAAGTGTTGTAATTTTGGTAAATAATGAAAGTGTTGCAattctttcaaaatatatatatataatattttagaattgtaacattagttaaaataaataaattaattaataaaacaaataaataaataaataaataaagttaagatGTCACAaattctctttatatataaaaataattttataaaattatattaataaaactgTTTAGTgattattttcagaaaaataaattatttaattattttaaaaaagaatattctattattaatgttattaaataaacaaattatttttttattcattagaAAGTAAtattatcacaaaaataaaGTTGTATATCTTGTggaatattataaattatattaaagacTTAACTATCCGATCC
This Vigna angularis cultivar LongXiaoDou No.4 chromosome 4, ASM1680809v1, whole genome shotgun sequence DNA region includes the following protein-coding sequences:
- the LOC108330946 gene encoding thioredoxin-like 1-2, chloroplastic; translated protein: MARSLKSVFIISELNESMLGSKTKGALNKAKSKGCSVLNNAFMGESAALDEKGLGYCSSKASSSSSVAVHAQATISVSKSLKWWEKNLKPNMTEIHSAQELVHSLLKAGDSLVVVDFYSPGCGGCKALDSKICQIAGLHPNAIFLRVNYDELKNMCHGLRIHVLPFFRFYKGAEGRVCSFSCTNATIKKFKDAMAKYSNERCYFAPAKGLEESELKILASMGEISNDSSPLVYPKHEKMKNLVNDFSEVWNMASNSRGVMKDSMF